DNA from Cottoperca gobio chromosome 4, fCotGob3.1, whole genome shotgun sequence:
ccACCTCTGAGGCTGTCACACTGAAaatagtgtgtgcatgtaagagCCAAATTCACAGAGTGAGAAGCTACTAAGATAGCTTTCAGGGactttaaatgtacaatgtaaAAAACGTTATAAATGAGAAGGTAAAAGTGTGTTATACCTGCACAATATAAGGTATGCTATATAAGTGAATAAGGGTTGATGTATGATCCTAAGactgtattcacacacacacacacacacacacacacacacacacacacacacacacacacacacacacacacacacacacacacacacaaacacacaataatgataataataagctttatttgtatagcacctttcatacaagaattgcagcccaaaatgcttcacagcaaaaacatagtacaagattagacagagcatttagcACATAGGCATGAACACACATTCAGATAAATATCCTCATTTCTAATTGTCACATTGCTTCCAGCTTCACATGCTCATGAGCATGAAGCAGCAGTGTGTCCTTTAGAGAACATAGTCAGCTGGACACTTGTCACCTGAGGGCTTCTATCCCATAATGCTTTGTGTGCGGCTGCTGATAGTCATGCGTGAATGTGGAcccactctccacatttaaaatTCCAAAAACCTTATTGCAGAATTATTGTAGAGCAGGATAAAAGATGAAGGACAATGTCAGAGTGTGagctatcatatatatatatatatatatatatatatatatatatatatatagtaagtagattatatatatatatatatatatagtatagtatatatatatatatatatataagtatattatctagtatatatagtataatatagctagatattatatatagctatatatagtatatatatatatatatatatatatatagtatatatatatatatagtatatatatagtatatatatattagtatattatatagttatcTATCTATagtgttatattaatatatattatctcctagatatatatatatagtaatatatctatatatctatctatattatctataatataatagcttatatctatatatatatatctctatatatatatatatatatatcttaagatatcttcctcttctctatctctatctattctcttctctcctctcttcttctatctctctcttctctctcttcatctctctttctctctctctctctcttcttcttctctctctcatctctatctcttcttctcttctctatctcttctctttctattctatctctattatctatctcttatactctctctatcttctcatATTCTCTCTAGTGTCTTATCTAATCTCTCTTCTATATTAATCTTCTACCAAATATATGTGAATATATTGAACAGGACATTGAAACGCTTCATTTTCCAACTTCTTATTTTCAGTGATTGACCTACCAGCGGAGTCAGTGCAGATTGGCTACCAGAACCACGTAGAGGACATTCGCTCCTTCCTCGACAGTCGCCATGCCGACCATTACACTGTCTTCAATCTCTACAGCGCAACTACCGCGGCGCCAAATTTTCCAACAGGGTGAGTGTGATACTGCCTCCTGAAGCCAGTACAGGTTTATTGCTAGTTGTTAGTGGTTGTTGCACCATTTCCACTCCCTGCATTATTACAACAGGAGATATGAGGACTTTGTCACAGTTTGATGGCTATTTTTGGTCTGCCAGCGTTTTAAGTGGGGACTGCCTCTACCTCTGCTCATAAACTATAGAAGCACCAAGAGAGAAGCCTCTAATtacattttcctttcatttaagctaaattaagttttgtttttttcactggGGAGACAGTTGTGACAAACCCTCAGAGAAGTATCACCTCTAACTCAGACTCTGCAACACCCAACACCTCTAcagagcattttagcatctttgttattgttttgatttaacGGCCGGCAACTAAAGTTTTGGTTCATCCTCAATGCTGTCATCGGTTTTGCAGCTTTTTGCAGATGACCCtgtgataaacccactgtaagctaccaaacagcagacagacaaagttagcgactagcttgTGAACATGGTGGATCATTTAGAGtgagatatttccctcaggagttgatggagtccaaaaacagagctaaaaggaaagtgaatattagacttacattcatcatgtGGACAGAAACACCACTCAAAATGAATTacaatgttgctctgtgtctgctgaatgtgtaaTTAGGCAACTGTTCGCTAACAGGTTTGTAATATCAACTTTATAAGGAATACTTGTAATTCATTGTTGTGTGAATATCAACctaaaaggtgataatatgtcataTTATGTTATCTTAACATCTTATTTCTGCTGGCAATAATTCAGTTATTGCAGGGTTAATGTCTGATGTCGATCGTCTTGCTTACCACTTGCTTAGCTTGCGGTTGCTTGCTACtgttacattttgaattgtTGAATTGTTGAATCATCGAGAGGCCACCATACAGAGCAGAGAAGTAAAACAACAAGTGAAATTGGCTTAGAGTTGTTACGAGCTGCAGaattatacaaaatattttaatatctaAAAGGAGGTCTAATTGAGACGGACACCATCTGAACTCATGACTATACAACTTAAAACTCAGGGAGGCATTACTGTTTCTACTCTATATTGAGTCCGATAATCCCATATAGTACTACTAGGGATGGGTCATGACTTATACATTTTTGAATAGTCATTGATTAATACAAAATCAAATAGTTTATGCGACTATCTTCttgtgttaaaaaaatatatttgaccTTGTTTTAACTGGCACCTGGCAGAGCATGTGAGCAGAGCAACCTGGGGCGGCGCTGAgcgggggagaggagggaatgAACAGCTCCGTGAGTGAGGAGCAGAAATGATCACCACTCCACTCCGCTCACGTGCCCTGGCGCCGGCGGTAAAAACGTTTGTTGCATGTTCAGTTCGACTTTTTTCCGCTCAAAGGGAGTATAGCATTTGCTACAGCGCTTTGAGatgctactgtacacacaggaGAAACATGCAAAGACTACAGTtgtaaaaaagttaaaaacataaacaaaaatatgttttggtaTCTTCAAATAACGGTTGAATAGTTCCCACTGAATATCGAATAGTGCTTGACATTCCCATCCTTAAGAACTAACCTTTCATGCTTTTGAGATGCACTCCGTAATATCATTATAGAGGCCCACAGCATCCCCAATTAACAATTATACAAactttattctgctatttttcaTAGTGTAACAAAAGCAGTGattcatattttacattattcacAGTAATAACCACATCTTTCCAGATAAAATGTCTAATTTATGGGTCACTTATCCAAGTATCCCAGCTAAATCACCATTCAAAAAGCAGGATTTGAATCTGACTGCtctatttagatattttattccatcGTTATGGCTATGACTAAACTCAGCATGGGGTCTTGGGCTCATGTCATTCAGCATTTTGCACAGCTTGTGGAAGGCACATCTCTATAGATTGCCACTGCAAGAAAGCTGAAAAGTCAAGCTGCAGCGTTAACTTGGCCAAGATGTCCCCCTGTCTGCTTGTGGAGGTTGCTGTATCTCTAGCAGATGACTCATCATGGCAAGTGGTgtgttgctctgctgctgcagtgctgctgctaacctccacctctcccttctcctcccctctggATTTGATGTCTTTCTTTcgtttcctctgtttctttccctttcttcttctcttttctctcccccgtctgtctgtcttcctatgCTCTGTTTTTCATTTGCCCTCTGCCTCGTCTCTGCACTTTTTCTATGTCtgtgtgcttctgtgttttCCTAATTCCTCATCCCACTCTTATTTCTTGCACCAACTCCTTTCCAGGTTTCCGAGTGTAACTGGCCTTCCCGCCAGGCTCCCAGCCTCCACAACCTGTTCGCTGTGTGTAAGAACATGCACAACTGGCTCAAACAGAATCCcaagaatgtgtgtgtcctcacctgcTCGGTAAGAAGACGCTCATCATAAAGTACCTACATCATATTCTTCCCTATCTTccatttatttgtcattgtttGTCTGGATTCTGAAGCTAATACAATTTGTCCTTGCTTTTGCGCCGCTATCCTCGTACATTGCCATTCGGTTTACTATGAAGTGAAGATACTTTTAATGTGTAGAGACCGGTTTCGATTGTTCCACAACACATCCCCAGGtttttggagttgtgttttAATTGACCCACTTGTGAGTCTCTGCACAGCATTCGTCAGATGCTGCCAGAACACAAATTTAAACATACTCTCTACTGTTTCTAATGTATTTCACAGCACAGTGATTCATTTTACGTACATTTTATTGCTGAAAATATTTGCCATTTGGCTGTGACATCAAATGCTTTTGAGAAACTTTGAAAAAGTTATGTCTCAAAACTTAAACCTGAAGGGGAAAAAGGTTTAAAACACTATAGAATTAGATGCTTAATGATCATGTAAAGAAATCGTCAACCTGTCTTTTTCTCCCTTACGAGTAAAAACAATTGCAAGGTGATTTTTCCATTTTCTATGAAATGAaggacacaaaaaaacattaaatgtccTTGAGAAAGTAGAAGAGAATAGCATTTAAGTCCTTCATGTTGACCTTGGAGGTTGAAATTCAGAATGTATTCTTGAGTCTCTTATTTAGCTCTCTGTGTTTGGTAAAAAGAGATATTACAGTTTAGGTGGTAGATAAAGAAGTCCTCTTGTCCAAAAGTCCTCTATTTTGCTTTGATAATGTCAGACATATTTCAAGCACAGCTAAAACCCtagatacaaatgttttttcataCAATCACTACTGAAGTATTCAATGAAAAAGGCATTTCTGTCTGTTCTAATTCAGTGACAGCCGCACTGTACACTGGCATGGTGGAGCATGTTATTGCCAAGTCACTGCGGTTTAGCTGTAGCTTGGCAAACTGCTCCAACATGCATAACTTCCACAAAACGGTTCCTTTCTATAAAAAATCCCTGCTTTGGATCACAGGAATGTTTGTCTCCCTGTAACCTGAAATGAACTATGAGTAAATGTATTACAGTGAGTTCattcagagagaaaaaagtTTTGGCTTGTTTGGACACCAGACTTCATCATCAAGCATTTTCCTAAACTGATGTATTAAAAGGACTTCTTTGAGCTATGACTTGTAGTATATTAGGTAGCTTCTACTTTATCAGTTCATCTTAGAGCTGTATCTACAGAAAGCATTCACAACGTTTGAGTCACAGTGTTAAGTGGCTGGTTCTATACATGTTCACACTTGCTACTGTCATTGCTGCGATGCTTAGATGTAAATGGCAGCAGTGCAGTGGTTAACATGCATGGCAGACAAGACAAAATAGTATATTagtaaagctttaaaatataataattactcAGCATTTTATCTGCTGTGTGCCTTTAGGATGGTCGTGCTCCCTCGGGTGTTTTGGTTTGTGCCATGTTCTGCTTCTGCCACCTCTTCAACAACCCGGTTCCTGCCATGCAGCTGCTCAGCGCCAAGAGACCAGGATCCGGCCTCTGGCCCTCACACCGCAGGTTTGTAACCCTGAACAGGTGTTTTTCTGCAGGTGGGTGTGACAGAGAATGAGAAATATAAGAAGGGAAGGGacggagaaagaaagggaaaatggCATCTGCAGTAGTCACACAATAGATGTTTAGATTTCAAATTGGCTTGAGTCCTCTTTGTACCACTATCTTATTTCCTGTGTCTTCTCTGCCATTGCATGCTACATTGTTTACCATTTAATAAAGCTGCCAGAATTAACATAAGAACAATATGAAAGTATTGGGATTGCTTTTCACCAAGAGATTGGATTCAAACTGATTTATTGAGGTtggaaacacattcacattatCATCGGTTTCTACTATTAGCCTTTTTTATTCTCATATCTGCCCCTTTAGAGGCAATACATGGTTTCATTCTAGCATAATAACATTTTTTCAGAACATTTGCTGTTTTAGGGGGATAggctaatgaaaacataaatagtGCAGCAGTCTTCAGTTTCCTCAGCCTAAGAGCTCCTTGGACATTGGATGGACATTTTATTACCCTGCCAGCCAGTAGCTGTATTATTTATCAGTCCGTGTTAGAGCATCTAACAAGATCTCCTACATGAGTCAGAGTTTTAGTGCAAATGGACTGAGAGTTTATTTAAATGGCAGCAATAACTCATCCTTATTGTATacacataacacaacacaaagttAGGCATTTGACATTAAACACTAAAACAGAATAAAAGCGAttatctttccttctctccatgTAGGTACATAGGCTATGTGTGTAGCATGGTATCAGAGAAACCCAGTCTACCCCATTCCAAGCCCTTGATGATCAAGGGTCTCACCATGAGTCCGGTTCCCTGCTTCAACAAGCAGCGCAGCGGCTGTCGGCCCTTCTGCGACGTCCTCATCGGAGAGACAAAGATCTTCACCACTTCACAGGAGTACGAGAGGATGAGGTAGGGGCAGCGGCATCTTATTTAAAGTCTGAAGCCTCAAAtagaaatcaatatttttatacgACCTATGATATATATGAAACACATCAtgcttttttctcctccttctccactcCCATTCTCTCTCCCTGCAACATTTCCCCTTAATAATCTTTCTCCCATTTGCTGCCCCATTTATTCTTTCCTCCTGCCCAtgtttctccctccttcacATTCTGCATGTCCAGAGAGCACAGAATCCAAGAGGGTAAGGTCGCTTTCCCTCTGGGTGTGAGTGTGCAAGGAGACGTCATTGTTTCAGTCTACCACATGAGGTCGACCATCGGAGGACGTCTGCAGGCCAAGGTCAACTTGATGTGCTTTGCTGTATCCTAAGAAGGGTTTTTACTGAAATAGCCAACATCCGTTGAGGAGTAATGTAACCAAACTACAAACcctgtgtgtgtactgattAAGTCGACATCTCAATCACActtgacaaaaacaagatgttGCACAATGATAATGTTGGAAGATTCTTGTTGGCACAAGAATATGTTGAACTATCATCCAGCAAACAGTCTCAGGATGTGGTTGCtacttaattaaatatttttgcattcaaACACAAACCCACAAAATGAGTAACACGTTGGAGACAGGTTTTTCATTACCTGAAGTGCCTAGTTTATGGATACATGCGGTTTTCCTGAAACAGCAGCACTGGGAGACACTGTAGAATTTTTATACATAGTTAACATTAaaatcaaaactttattttaacaatCTGGGTCTAGTTTTGGCTATCGTTTCTTTGGTTATTGTACTTCCAACAGTATATTTGCTAAAATATTGGTTTAAAGGTGTACATCCCTCAACATTTCCTTCTTAGGTTTTAATTGCATTATAAAAGGGCATGTGCAGGTATTGGTTTTTACAGTAGGTCAACGCATCCTAGGAACAATATACTACAAACTGACCTTTACAGCAGACTGTTTAGGTAATAACTTTTCAATTATGAATGTAATCATATAAATCGGTCGGAGTGGATATCCCTCTCACTCCCCAGATCTCAAACCTATATTACAGCAATTCAGGTGATAGCTAAGATTTTGGCAGGAATGATTAAAAAATCTATGAGAATTACGTCTTAAGGATGGCAAAGCAACATGCAATTTCCCTCTTTTGAATAAACATCTCATAGTCCAAAAGAATGTTGTGCTTACAGATAGAGTAGAAACTACAGCACTTTTGACTATTGATGCAATTTGGTATGATACACTGAAATAGAATATGGTCCAAACTTACATTTGATCTACTGTTATTAGGTGTCCAACACCCAGATCTTCCAGATCCAGTTCCACACTGGCTTCATTGCTCCTGGTACCACCATGCTGAAGTTTAGCAAGTAAGGACATTTCTTCTATTTAATCACATGTATGAGTacgacagaaaaacaaaccctGCTACTTCCAGGCTGTTTTCCCTCTCTTACTATAACACACATTTCCATCTCAGACCGGAGCTGGATGCATGCGACTGCCCTGAGAAGTATCCCCAGCTTTTCCATGTGATACTGGacgtggaggtggagggggtggaCAAGCAAAAAGACCTGACACCACCATGGGAGCAGTTCCCTTCTAAAGACCTAAACCCCAACGTGCTCTTCTCCTGCCACCAGGAGCATCAGGACGCACTAGCTATCGCTGGTACtgtggggacactggggacaaagacacacaaactgcCTCTGCTAATGTGGACTGCAACAGTTGACTGTTTAATCCATAACATAGGCCTACTGAAGGCTACATCACACTCTAGGTTGGAAGCTCTATCTTATGATTGATTAGCTTTTGTGTTTTATCAGCGTTTCTGAATAGCTCAATCATGATGATAACAGGGTTTTATGTTCATAGCTAGCCTACTGCTAGGCTACTAAATGCTTGTCATTTAAACACTGATTATATTGTTAATTCAATCACAACATATCTCATCGCTCTGACACGAAAAGGGCTGTAGCCTTTTGGGGGCTGTAGTTGCTAAAAggtatttgatatttatttaagtgTCACATTTTACCACCAACGACATCATTAGCAGTTAGTTAGTAGTTAAGCTTGAAAAATATGGACCGGTATTAAGTTTCAGCTCACAACCTCAGTAAGAAAATACAACTCAAAAAGGAACAAAAGCTAGCAGGACAccagctagctagttagctagctttACAAGCTATTTACATAGTATCAAAGTACCTTCGCTTGATTCAACAGATTAGCCTACTGTATTTCTGTGAAACGTTAGCTACATGAATGACTCTGGGATTGTAGACAATCTTGTTTACACATTTGGACACTTTTTGTCCTTAGGCCTATTTGCTTTACGTAGAGCTTCCAAACCTGaatgtgataaataaataaataattaaacgtTATCTATTTAGCCTTAGGCCTACTTCAAACTAATCATAAACCTAAAGTAACCCTAAACATAAGCTCCAACCCTAAACTAACCCTACACTCATTTAacacaaattgtaaccctgtcaGCTACTTACAAAAACTGATGTTTGCCAAAAATAACTCAGACTTTTGGATAGTTAAACAAGTGAATAATACACAAATTCATAAACTCACACCCACAAAAATATCATGCATACGCTCGTACACAAATGGCAATGCACAAATGTTATCATTGATAAGATAGAATAATATAGTAGGCCTATAcagcaaaaaacacaaactcacatacatttacatgcagaaacacagacacactaatGAACTAACTCTCATTTTTGTTCCTACAAGATGAGATGGAGGGATTGGATCTGGAGGGTAAGACAGTAGTGGAGACCACAGACCTGTTAGAGAAATTACCCAGGGATAAGTTCAATTCAATCATACTCTCCCCAAAATATAAAGAGAGCATTGATCGTATTGACGAATGAATCTTCTGTTGTTGGAAAAACTCTTGGCTGTTTCCATTTACGATCTGTATTGATTGAATTGAAATTAACCCCATCCTTGTTGAGCAGTAATATATCATTTTGGTAGATGATTTTAATCTGTCTCTGGCAGAAATACCAATCGGCTGGGGACCTGAATACACTACTAGTGTAAGGATTCCCCTTAACACACATCCCCTAATACCCTATGGACTAATGTATATGTGTTCCCTGTATCTTGAGAAATATGGAGAACTGGGAAAAAAAAACCACATGATCCCAGTGACAATAGCTACAGGAAGCAAAGGGGAAAACTAATAAGtgtgacaaattaaaaatgttctacCAAAGTGAAATATTGCTCTAATACTAGCTGAGGTTTATAGTCATACTGCCCATCCCTTCTTTAAaagcatactgtatatttgtattgattggatttttaagaataaagatttgttgtgttgttttagaAATCATCTCCTCTGATTAGTATAGCTAAGAGCATCTACCAGTGACAAACTGCAAAGTGTACAGTTTAGTGTATTATAGCACACAGTGCACAGTATCAGTAGAATAGTTGGTGCTTGCAGCAGAGATGACCTTGGTAGTTGTCCATAAttccttccttttttctcttaacctactctgtatctctgtctgctTTGCCCCAATAATTTCCTTTGTCTGCATTATTTTTTCTCTAATTTGTCCACTTGCCTCCGTCTCATTTGGTAATTCAATAcatttcctctgtctctttctttctctacctCTTTTCTTCTATTTCCCTCTCATCCTCCTGCAGAACCAAGTCGGCCCCAAGGAGGTGCAGACGGTCGGGCCCACGGCGAGGAGAGTGAGCCTTCTGATGATGAGATGCTGTTTCTCTCCAGCCAGCGAAGCAACGCCAGCACGGCCCCCCAGAAACCCAACCGCCCTGCTCAGATGCCTGCTGCCGCTGCACCCGCCGAGGAAGTGGATCTTCTTGGCCTCGATGGGGATCAAATCAACCGTCCTTCATCTCAGCCCCCGTCTGCTGCAGCGGCAACCACTGACCTCCTAGGGGACTTGTTCGGGGGCCCACCCCAGCCAACGAGTGCCGCGTCATCTGCCCAGTCCACACCACATAAAGTAGTCCCAAGCACTGCCTCGCCATGTCCCTCACCTGCGCCAACAGGTGAGATAACAAGTTTGAAagtacatttgaataaaaaaaatcttcaaAAGTGATATTGCACAAAGTAAACTTAGATAGCTTGATACGCATTTAGggtttattatatttctaaaGACCGACAGAGTTAATTAAGCATGAaagtttattctttttttgacactTTTAACCACATGTCAGAGTTTTCATGAGATGACATGGGGTTAAATCTCCACAATCTCATGGTCTTCATGACAGTgtacacttatatatatttttcaagcTGATGTAgttcatatttatttgaatataaatgcTTAAAAATGCTAAGAAGGCAAACATGCTATACTGAAATAGTCATACCTGGGCCATGAAAATTTAGAATCTGAAAAATAGGTCACAGACCACAAAAGGTAAGATCccattatttttttgtatccTTAGGGAAAGTAAGAAGAATATGATTTAAGATATTTCACAATATGTAATACAGTTACGTAAACAATAAGAGATATATCagtgtaagtcgctttggataaaagcgtcagctaaatgaactgtaatatattgtgaaataaaaaatactagACAATTACATCTGAAGGTAAAGTAATTTTCATTTTGGCACCAGTTAGGattatttcaaaatatattatacaaGGAAACCCAGTAGCACTACACACTCTGTAACAATGGTGGGTATGTTTGTTTCCCTCAGCGTTTGATCCCTTTGGGACGGGTCCTATGCCGAAGCCTCAGGACATGATGGGTTCATTGCTTGGAACAGGTAATGTGGGGCAGCCAGACCCCTTCCTGCATGCTACTCGCTCTCCATCACCCACCCTGCAGCCTACAAGCTTGGGTAAGGCATTCGATTTGATTAGATTTATTGTCCCCAGGGGGAAATTCATTTTCACGGaactgtacatgtacacagtatacatacaatatatatacaacgAATAACACAGAATCCGAACAGATAGCATCACACATGacacaggtacaggtacaggtacacacactcagCGCGGCCTGTTATTTAAGGCAGCAATGGCAATTTACTATCTAATTAAAGAGTCCACATTAGGATAAGGCATTTTATATAGTATCTGCAAATCTGCTGCTATGCCTTAACACATAATCATGCATCGTGATCGTCTTATTTCCCAGAAGATTCACGAGTCTGCACAGTTGCTTAATGTCTTTTTCCTTTCCCATAATTTTT
Protein-coding regions in this window:
- the dnajc6 gene encoding LOW QUALITY PROTEIN: putative tyrosine-protein phosphatase auxilin (The sequence of the model RefSeq protein was modified relative to this genomic sequence to represent the inferred CDS: inserted 1 base in 1 codon) codes for the protein MSLLGAYKKKTSYDGYESLQLVDSGGDSFSVGRGSSSSSGSATLAGSIAATLGSKAGPLREEDCSTMDSSGPLSPDMDANYGGGLLDMVKGGAGKFFSNFKDNLKDTLKDTSTKVMHQVATYTKGELDIAYITSRIIVIDLPAESVQIGYQNHVEDIRSFLDSRHADHYTVFNLXQRNYRGAKFSNRVSECNWPSRQAPSLHNLFAVCKNMHNWLKQNPKNVCVLTCSDGRAPSGVLVCAMFCFCHLFNNPVPAMQLLSAKRPGSGLWPSHRRYIGYVCSMVSEKPSLPHSKPLMIKGLTMSPVPCFNKQRSGCRPFCDVLIGETKIFTTSQEYERMREHRIQEGKVAFPLGVSVQGDVIVSVYHMRSTIGGRLQAKVSNTQIFQIQFHTGFIAPGTTMLKFSKPELDACDCPEKYPQLFHVILDVEVEGVDKQKDLTPPWEQFPSKDLNPNVLFSCHQEHQDALAIAEPSRPQGGADGRAHGEESEPSDDEMLFLSSQRSNASTAPQKPNRPAQMPAAAAPAEEVDLLGLDGDQINRPSSQPPSAAAATTDLLGDLFGGPPQPTSAASSAQSTPHKVVPSTASPCPSPAPTAFDPFGTGPMPKPQDMMGSLLGTGNVGQPDPFLHATRSPSPTLQPTSLGRSSPAPPSAPTVNIQQQNAKGGWDWNRPATTSTGFSMGSRSTTTSPTGSVNSTPTHQTKPITLDPFADIGNLGAGSGFSSKPTTPTGTAPSLPPMGSPSRPPPSPQHAEGWQSHTGAGFPSWQPGAGSGGGWQHPGQSPAPQPKPSPSHTPMPHTSPQNRPNYNVSFSAMGGGSPIAGIKVQASTGPKPNVLNANFDDLLSGQGFAGTKEKKGPRTIAEMRKEEMAKEMDPEKIKILDWIEGKERNIRALLSTMHTVLWEGETRWKPVGMADLVTPEQVKKVYRKAVLVVHPDKATGKPYEQYAKMIFMELNDAWSEFESQGQKPLY